The following are encoded in a window of Panicum virgatum strain AP13 chromosome 5N, P.virgatum_v5, whole genome shotgun sequence genomic DNA:
- the LOC120674732 gene encoding AP-3 complex subunit delta-like, which yields MELRQIMVVATAAAANSSDAVVGRGRVQGPICICLLKKKSHTPSASPSSRPPPHVLKLPPKPHGSSLLPFRQSRWPLPIRRRRRPATAHTAAPSLVDTLFQRSLDDLIKSLRADPSAAGESAAVARALSEIHHEIRAPDAATKAVALQKLTYLSSLHFTPVASHPLAFPAIELLASPSLPHKRLAYLAASLSLHPASLSLLPLATHQLHKDLSPSASASAATTHWHVPALALQLLGSPATAAAATDLAVHLAHDLVPHLSRGSPRAIAAAARVISGAPSAAVPVLFKPLAACLASPDSRASTAAAAAFCDLSAPPADAAPFLPLAPDLYNLLTTSRSNWELIKVVKLFARLTPLESRLAARIVDPVCQLLTRSAAVSLTFECVRTVLTALPAHDAAVHLAIAKAKEFLAADDDPNLRYLGLLALGMLGPGYATTVNDCRDVIVRSLDDADSNIRREALHLMMEMFDENNVMDIASMLVSHAAKSDPEFANDILGAVLAACGRNVYELVVDFDWYASLLADMARSLHCAQGDEIGRQLVDVGLRVQDARSELVRSARTLLIDPALLGNHFLCPVLSAAAWISGEYVDFMKDPVELVEALLQPKTSLLPMSVRAVYMHAVFKVLTFCVSVYVEKLGDSSKEVDVDVDVVFSGLAIDQTVHQEGKVALGSAEEQDIRASTLQKDPFSHESILYVINLIETTVGPLVECNEVEVQERAHNLIGFVHLIRHIQELKENKVADDDKQIRVKELVKTMRTIFCQELGPVSATAHMKVASPDGLNLNENLAELRDIVSEDDTAPSTSIFFYPRHHDSVDTRDDPAVSIGSSSLSEHRKRHGLFYLPTGKIEDELSDYPHANDTLPSCSNETVSDEKSKTVEPLFAGKKSKSTKSRPKVVKLDGEDFLSSMMATTNVPKEDPLSGALRCVLLGRDAMASPSQKVSDLNSEAMLKKMGTNESTFQRIENLGSHPASSSVTSKQNHDNAKESRKHRSSGRSGHRQGKHEHRERSSTQPDIVPQAPVIQDFLL from the exons ATGGAGCTTCGTCAGATCATggtggtggcgacggcggcggcggcaaattCGTCCGATGCTGTTGTTGGAAGGGGAagggtccagggacctattt GTATAtgtttgctcaaaaaaaaaagccacACACCAAGCGCGAGTCCTTCGTCTCGGCCGCCCCCGCACGTTCTCAAGTTACCCCCAAAACCACACGGATCCAGCCTCTTACCCTTCCGCCAAAGCCGATGGCCTCTGCccatccggcgccggcgccggccggcgacggcgcacACAGCGGCGCCGTCTCTGGTGGACACCCTCTTCCAGCGCTCCCTGGACGACCTCATCAAGTCCCTCCGCGCCGACCCGTCGGCCGCCGGCGAGTCCGCGGCCGTCGCCCGCGCGTTGTCCGAGATCCACCACGAGATCCGCGCCCCCGACGCCGCAACCAAGGCCGTCGCACTACAGAAGCTTACCTACCTCTCCTCCCTCCACTTCACCCCCGTCGCCTCCCACCCACTCGCTTTCCCGGCCATCGAGCTCCTCGCCTCGCCAAGCCTGCCCCACAAGCGCCTCGCCTACCTCGCCGCCTCGCTCTCGCTACACCCGGCCTCGCTATCCCTGCTCCCGCTTGCCACGCACCAGCTACACAAGGACCTTtccccctccgcctccgcctccgccgccacgacCCACTGGCACGTCCCCGCGCTTGCGCTCCAGCTCCTCGgatcccccgccaccgccgccgccgcaacggACCTCGCCGTTCACCTCGCGCACGATCTCGTGCCACACCTCTCCCGCGGCAGTCCACGCGCcatcgcggccgccgcgcgcgtcaTATCCGGCGCGCCGTCCGCGGCCGTGCCGGTCCTCTTCAAGCCGCTGGCAGCCTGTCTCGCATCCCCTGACTCGCGGGCGTCGACTGCGGCTGCAGCAGCGTTCTGTGACCTGTCAGCGCCGCCTGCTGACGCGGCCCCTTTCCTGCCTCTGGCGCCTGATCTCTACAACCTGCTCACCACTTCCCGGTCCAACTGGGAACTCATCAAGGTGGTCAAGCTGTTTGCACGGCTGACTCCTCTAGAGTCCCGGCTTGCCGCTCGAATTGTCGACCCAGTCTGCCAGCTCCTGACCCGATCTGCAGCCGTGTCACTGACTTTTGAGTGTGTCCGTACAGTGCTCACTGCGCTGCCAGCACATGACGCCGCTGTCCACCTTGCCATTGCAAAAGCGAAGGAGTTCCTTGCTGCTGATGATGATCCCAACCTCCGGTACCTTGGGCTACTGGCGCTTGGTATGCTTGGCCCAGGTTATGCAACAACAGTGAATGATTGCCGGGATGTTATTGTGCGGTCACTGGATGATGCCGACTCAAACATTCGCCGGGAGGCATTGCACCTCATGATGGAGATGTTTGATGAAAACAACGTAATGGACATTGCGAGTATGTTGGTCAGTCATGCTGCAAAGTCAGACCCAGAGTTCGCAAATGACATTCTCGGGGCCGTTCTAGCAGCATGTGGGCGTAATGTGTATGAGCTGGTTGTGGACTTTGATTGGTATGCTTCACTCCTTGCAGACATGGCAAGGAGCCTTCATTGCGCCCAGGGAGATGAGATTGGTCGGCAGCTTGTTGATGTGGGATTGCGGGTGCAGGATGCACGGTCAGAGCTTGTCCGTTCAGCTCGAACTCTCCTAATTGACCCTGCTTTGCTTGGAAACCACTTCCTCTGCCCTGTTCTTTCAGCTGCCGCATGGATTTCTGGTGAGTATGTGGACTTCATGAAGGATCCTGTCGAGCTTGTTGAAGCACtcttgcaaccaaagaccagcCTCCTGCCTATGTCCGTTCGAGCAGTCTACATGCATGCAGTGTTTAAGGTGCTCACTTTCTGTGTGAGTGTGTATGTTGAGAAATTGGGTGATTCAAGCAAGGAAGTGGATGTGGATGTGGATGTAGTGTTTAGTGGGTTGGCTATTGATCAAACTGTTCATCAGGAAGGCAAGGTTGCACTTGGGTCTGCTGAAGAGCAAGATATTAGGGCAAGCACATTGCAAAAGGACCCATTTTCACATGAATCTATACTTTACGTGATTAACTTGATTGAAACTACAGTTGGCCCACTTGTTGAGTGTAATGAAGTAGAAGTCCAGGAGAGAGCACACAACCTGATTGGTTTTGTCCATTTGATAAGACATATTCAAGAATTGAAAGAAAATAAGGTTGCTGATGATGACAAGCAAATCAGGGTAAAAGAGCTTGTCAAAACTATGCGGACAATATTCTGTCAAGAACTTGGTCCTGTTTCTGCGACTGCACATATGAAAGTAGCCTCTCCAGATGGTCTTAACCTGAATGAGAATCTTGCTGAACTCAGAGACATTGTGAGTGAAGATGATACTGCTCCGTCAACTTCAATCTTTTTTTATCCTCGTCACCATGATTCTGTAGATACAAGAGATGATCCTGCAGTGTCAATTGGTTCATCTTCTCTTTCTGAGCATCGCAAAAGGCATGGGCTCTTTTATCTCCCCACAGGAAAAATTGAGGACGAGCTAAGTGATTACCCCCATGCCAATGATACTCTACCATCTTGTAGCAATGAAACTGTTAGTGATGAAAAGTCGAAGACCGTTGAACCTTTATTTGCTGGGAAAAAGTCGAAGTCCACAAAGTCCAGACCAAAAGTAGttaaattggatggtgaggattTCCTCAGTTCTATGATGGCCACCACAAATGTTCCAAAAGAAGACCCCTTGTCTGGTGCTCTACGTTGTGTGCTCTTGGGTAGAGATGCTATGGCATCACCTTCACAAAAGGTTTCAGATTTAAACTCTGAAGCAATGCTAAAAAAAATGGGCACTAATGAATCTACCTTTCAGCGGATAGAGAATTTAGGAAGCCATCCTGCGTCAAGTTCTGTAACAAGTAAACAAAACCATGACAATGCCAAAGAATCGAGAAAGCACAGGAGCTCTGGTAGAAGTGGACATCGCCAAGGAAAACATGAGCACAGAGAAAGGTCTAGTACTCAGCCTGATATTGTACCTCAAGCTCCAGTTATCCAAGACTTCCTTCTATAG
- the LOC120673369 gene encoding RAB11-binding protein RELCH homolog isoform X1, which translates to MEAAGGGTADERWASLCNCVVNFLLEERYHLTALELLQELQEDGRHAHALRLRAFVSDPALFPPDLLARASSATPGADPQSLLEEKVAAQERLALAEYDLRLAKEDLSQLKLELRKQKESSSEDSNGLLLGASTREGSISQPDKRDLKISALGPLKDNERKDLNCAVKEYLLLAGYRLAAMTFIEEVPDQDLDVWPNSSACVPDALRRYYYQYLSSTAEAAEEKISILRENETLSKDNERLNADKGSLMKSCESANDQVAASRKTLEAAHKDIKEKEKMVQDLRQSLDVQRKELNDCRPEITSLKMYIEGARETWIVQQRVPCLWCNNMGAKVSC; encoded by the exons atggaggcggcgggcggcggcacggcggacgAGCGGTGGGCGTCGCTGTGCAACTGCGTGGTGAACTTCCTGCTGGAGGAGCGGTACCATCTCACGGCGCTCGAGCTGCTGcaggagctgcaggaggacggacgccacgcgcacgcgctccgcctccgcgccttCGTCTCCGACCCAGCGCTCTTCCCGCCGGACCTCCTCGCGCGCGCATCCTCCGCCACGCCCG GTGCTGATCCACAGAGTTTGTTAGAAGAGAAAGTAGCGGCACAAGAAAGATTGGCGCTCGCAGAGTATGATCTGCGACTAGCCAAAGAAGACCTTTCACAGTTGAAGCTTGAGTTACGAAAGCAAAAAGAATCATCTTCTGAAGATTCAAACG GGCTCCTTTTGGGTGCTTCTACACGGGAAGGATCCATTAGCCAACCAGACAAACGGGATTTGAAAATTTCAGCATTGGGCCCTCTAAAGGATAATGAACGAAAAGATCTTAACTGTGCTGTAAAAGAATACTTGCTTTTGGCAGGGTATCGACTTGCAGCCATGACATTCATTGAGGAG GTTCCTGATCAAGACCTTGATGTCTGGCCAAACAGTTCAGCTTGTGTTCCTGATGCGCTTCGCCGTTATTACTATCAGTATCTTTCATCTACCGCAGAGGCTGCAGAG GAAAAAATATCCATACTTCGGGAAAATGAAACATTAAGTAAGGACAATGAGCGACTCAATGCTGACAAGGGCTCCTTGATGAAGAGCTGCGAATCAGCTAATGATCAGGTTGCTGCTTCGAGGAAGACTTTGGAAGCTGCACATAAGGATATAAAAGAGAAGGAGAAAATG GTTCAAGACTTGAGGCAGTCACTGGATGTCCAGAGGAAAGAGCTGAACGACTGCAGACCTGAAATTACATCCCTTAAGATGTACATTGAAggggcaagg GAAACTTGGATTGTTCAACAAAGAGTGCCTTGCTTGTGGTGTAATAACATGGGAGCTAAGGTGTCATGCTAG
- the LOC120673369 gene encoding uncharacterized protein LOC120673369 isoform X2 — protein MSFLVRRGQQPGSDQSRRLTCHHPVRTSQQGLHSFKDLPLRLLIVQPCPICQKSTNMGYYLNRTFDYFLIETGLISAFPNGPIDCSAATSIDNPETQFEIQTLYCRKSLGLLLGASTREGSISQPDKRDLKISALGPLKDNERKDLNCAVKEYLLLAGYRLAAMTFIEEVPDQDLDVWPNSSACVPDALRRYYYQYLSSTAEAAEEKISILRENETLSKDNERLNADKGSLMKSCESANDQVAASRKTLEAAHKDIKEKEKMVQDLRQSLDVQRKELNDCRPEITSLKMYIEGARETWIVQQRVPCLWCNNMGAKVSC, from the exons ATGAGCTTCCTCGTCCGGCGGGGGCAGCAGCCTGGTAGTGATCAGAGTCGGAGGTTGACCTGCCATCACCCTGTGCGCACAAGCCAACAGGGCCTGCACTCCTTCAAGGATCTTCCCCTACGTCTCCTGATTGTACAGCCCTGCCCAATATGTCAGAAAAGCACAAATATGGGTTATTATCTCAACCGGACTTTTGATTACTTTCTTATCGAAACAGGCCTTATTTCGGCATTTCCAAATGGCCCAATAGACTGCAGCGCAGCCACAAGTATAGACAACCCTGAAACCCAGTTCGAAATCCAAACTCTATATTGTCGGAAGTCTCTCG GGCTCCTTTTGGGTGCTTCTACACGGGAAGGATCCATTAGCCAACCAGACAAACGGGATTTGAAAATTTCAGCATTGGGCCCTCTAAAGGATAATGAACGAAAAGATCTTAACTGTGCTGTAAAAGAATACTTGCTTTTGGCAGGGTATCGACTTGCAGCCATGACATTCATTGAGGAG GTTCCTGATCAAGACCTTGATGTCTGGCCAAACAGTTCAGCTTGTGTTCCTGATGCGCTTCGCCGTTATTACTATCAGTATCTTTCATCTACCGCAGAGGCTGCAGAG GAAAAAATATCCATACTTCGGGAAAATGAAACATTAAGTAAGGACAATGAGCGACTCAATGCTGACAAGGGCTCCTTGATGAAGAGCTGCGAATCAGCTAATGATCAGGTTGCTGCTTCGAGGAAGACTTTGGAAGCTGCACATAAGGATATAAAAGAGAAGGAGAAAATG GTTCAAGACTTGAGGCAGTCACTGGATGTCCAGAGGAAAGAGCTGAACGACTGCAGACCTGAAATTACATCCCTTAAGATGTACATTGAAggggcaagg GAAACTTGGATTGTTCAACAAAGAGTGCCTTGCTTGTGGTGTAATAACATGGGAGCTAAGGTGTCATGCTAG